Sequence from the Candidatus Zixiibacteriota bacterium genome:
AGAAATCCCTCAGTTCTGGACACTGCGAGCAGTTCTGCGCGGAAAAGTCCCTCAACGAGTACTTTCAGCGAGCCATTGGGCAGTTTCATGACCTGTAAAACCCGCGCGACAACACCGAACGAATATAGATCGCCCGGTTTGGGATTATCAGTTCCCGGCGAGCGCTGCGCCACAAGCAAGACCTGTTTATCAAGGATCATCGCTTCCTGAAGCGCCTGCACGGTGAATTTACGTCCGACAAGCAGCGGATATATCATGTGCGGAAATACCACTACATCCCGGAGCGGGATGACTGGTAGTCTGGATTTGACATCAATTTCTTCTGAATTATGCTTTAACTTCATATCGTTCAGTTCTTGTACACACTTTCGATCTAGGAGGACGAATTACATCGGAACATAGGCAATTGTTCCGCGTGTGGGAATAGTTTTTCCGCAAATTATCTTAAATTGTGGCTCAAATGTCCGGTAAGTTATTGAGAGGAAAAGAGTAAACTCGTACAAGATTCCTACTGCCGAAAGTACCAGATTTCGGTAATCCAAAGAACTATGAAGGCCAACATAACAAGCGCCGCTATGAGGTACGCCCGAGGAGTCCAATTCCCCCGTTCCAACACCACACGCTGGGGCATTGAGTGGTGTTCGGCGGAAATCATCTCAAGGGTGACTTTTAGTTCTTCGGCATTCCGAATCTGCTCATCTGGATCATGTGACAGGAGTTTTTTGACGAGCAACTGAATATCAGTGGGAATGGCATTATTTTCTTCAGACGAGAATTCGGGCTTGGCTTTAGGTCTGTTTCCCATCAATAACTCAAAGAAAACGGCTCCGAGGGAATAGAGGTCACTTTGCGACGATAGGTTTCTCTGCACAATCTGCTCGGGCGCAAAATGGGACAGATTATCCGGGTATTTTGACTGAATGCGGTCATAATCCAGAGGCAATCCGCAATCGACAATTCGGACAGTTCCATCCGTCGTAATAATGATATTACTTGCGCAGATGTTGCCATGAACAAGCTCTTGGGCATGAATAGCATTGAGACATTTGGCAAGCTGGAGCGCGTAATCCAAAAAACCAGCGGTGGCCAATTTTTTGCCTTTGGCTATTTCACTAGCGTTTATGCCGTCGATATAATCCCGAATAGCGTAGTAGCTCCAATCCTGTTCAAGAATCGAATCAAATGCGGCAATTCGGTTTTTCCCCAGCCGGGCAAAATTACTCAAGTCCTGGTTGACTGCTGCGCGAATCTCTGGATCGGCAAGTTGCGGATGTGATAACCTTTTTAGGATTATTTTGCGGTTTGTGTCACGTTCAAGCGCGATCCATGTCTCGCCGCTTTTGCTCTCGCCGAGCTGCTCGACTATGTCAAACTGCGATAGCTGTTTCATCGAGTATCTGTATCAGCCCACCAGTGTGAGTTTGGCGTAACGCGCCATAATCTTTTTGACGCCGAGCCCGGAGAACATAATC
This genomic interval carries:
- a CDS encoding protein kinase yields the protein MKQLSQFDIVEQLGESKSGETWIALERDTNRKIILKRLSHPQLADPEIRAAVNQDLSNFARLGKNRIAAFDSILEQDWSYYAIRDYIDGINASEIAKGKKLATAGFLDYALQLAKCLNAIHAQELVHGNICASNIIITTDGTVRIVDCGLPLDYDRIQSKYPDNLSHFAPEQIVQRNLSSQSDLYSLGAVFFELLMGNRPKAKPEFSSEENNAIPTDIQLLVKKLLSHDPDEQIRNAEELKVTLEMISAEHHSMPQRVVLERGNWTPRAYLIAALVMLAFIVLWITEIWYFRQ